The following are encoded in a window of Candidatus Methylomirabilis sp. genomic DNA:
- the rpsJ gene encoding 30S ribosomal protein S10 has product MENQRIRIRLKAYDHRILDQSAREIVNTAQRTGARVSGPIPLPTKISRFTVLRSPHIDKKSREQFEIRTHIRLMDILEAQPQTVDALMRLDLPAGVDVEIKL; this is encoded by the coding sequence ATGGAAAATCAACGTATCCGAATTAGACTGAAGGCGTATGATCACCGAATCCTTGATCAGTCGGCCAGGGAAATCGTCAACACGGCCCAGCGAACGGGCGCACGGGTGTCCGGGCCCATCCCGCTGCCGACTAAGATCAGCCGATTTACGGTTCTGCGCTCACCGCATATCGATAAGAAATCGCGCGAACAGTTCGAGATTCGGACTCATATTCGCCTGATGGACATCCTGGAGGCGCAACCTCAGACGGTAGACGCCCTGATGCGACTTGACCTGCCGGCCGGTGTCGATGTCGAGATCAAGCTCTAG
- the rplC gene encoding 50S ribosomal protein L3: MSIGLLGKKIGMTQLFDDSGAAIPVTIIEAGPCPVTQLRTTGTDGYEAIQIGYQAERKAKKVTKALKGHFDRAKVTPQKHLKEFRVELPEGSKYAVGQILTVGLFEPGEKVQVTGITKGKGFQGGVKRWGYLGGPETHGSMFHRAPGSIGASSFPSRVFKGHHMPGRMGTDTASVKGLKVVKVIQEQNLVLVKGAVPGPAGGLVTICKRG; encoded by the coding sequence ATGAGTATCGGATTGCTTGGTAAAAAGATTGGGATGACGCAATTATTTGACGATAGCGGGGCCGCCATCCCGGTGACCATCATCGAGGCGGGACCGTGTCCGGTGACACAGCTGAGGACCACCGGCACTGACGGCTACGAGGCGATTCAGATCGGCTATCAGGCGGAACGTAAGGCCAAGAAGGTGACCAAGGCGCTCAAGGGCCACTTCGACAGAGCCAAGGTGACCCCGCAGAAGCATCTCAAGGAGTTCCGCGTGGAGCTTCCGGAGGGCTCGAAGTACGCTGTGGGCCAGATTCTTACCGTTGGTCTCTTTGAGCCGGGAGAGAAAGTTCAGGTGACTGGTATCACGAAGGGGAAAGGGTTTCAGGGCGGGGTCAAACGGTGGGGGTACTTGGGCGGTCCCGAGACGCATGGTTCCATGTTTCACCGGGCCCCAGGCTCGATCGGCGCATCGTCCTTTCCGTCCAGGGTCTTCAAGGGACACCATATGCCGGGACGGATGGGTACAGATACCGCAAGTGTCAAGGGGCTGAAGGTAGTGAAGGTCATCCAGGAGCAGAACCTGGTACTGGTGAAGGGCGCTGTGCCTGGCCCGGCAGGGGGCCTGGTCACGATCTGCAAGCGAGGCTAA
- the rplD gene encoding 50S ribosomal protein L4: MSVMVQALDANGVKTVDVALDEAVFDAAAVPQLLHDVVKMQLANRRQGTASTRTRSEVRGGGKKPWKQKGTGRARAGTRRSPLWRGGGTVFGPKPRSYGYVVPRQVRAAALRAALSGKVRSGQFMVLDSLSLEEPSTKAFKMLLDRLGIAGRALIVTGQAQHGDATVKSCRNLPQCTLVPTQGLNVYDILRHDTLIMTKDAVSVVEEAWRP; encoded by the coding sequence ATGTCAGTTATGGTCCAGGCGTTGGATGCGAACGGCGTGAAAACAGTCGATGTCGCCCTCGATGAGGCGGTTTTTGATGCTGCTGCCGTTCCGCAGCTGTTGCATGACGTTGTCAAAATGCAACTTGCCAATCGTCGTCAGGGGACCGCTTCAACTCGCACACGGTCTGAGGTTCGCGGGGGCGGGAAAAAACCTTGGAAGCAAAAGGGGACTGGTCGAGCTCGTGCTGGAACGAGACGCTCACCCCTGTGGCGTGGTGGGGGGACGGTTTTCGGACCCAAGCCTCGGAGCTACGGCTACGTGGTCCCACGGCAGGTACGGGCGGCAGCGCTTCGGGCTGCCCTCTCCGGGAAGGTTCGATCCGGTCAGTTTATGGTGTTGGATAGCCTCTCGCTGGAGGAGCCGAGCACAAAGGCATTCAAGATGCTGCTCGATCGATTGGGGATTGCCGGGCGGGCCTTAATCGTGACAGGCCAGGCTCAGCACGGTGATGCGACCGTCAAGTCCTGCCGCAATTTACCCCAATGCACGCTGGTACCGACGCAGGGGTTAAACGTGTACGATATCCTGAGGCACGATACCCTTATCATGACCAAGGATGCGGTCAGTGTGGTAGAAGAGGCGTGGAGGCCATGA